In the genome of Pseudomonadota bacterium, one region contains:
- a CDS encoding ribose-phosphate pyrophosphokinase, which translates to MDKLRVFTGNANVDLAYKICKYLDIQPGKAKVGRFSDGEIQVEIVENIRGMDTFLVQPTCPPVSDNLMELLIMLDAVKRASAKRITVVMPYYGYARQDRKVVPRTPISARLVANLITLAGATRILAMDLHAGQIQGFFDIPVDHLYALPAQFEYLKKIEGEIIIVSPDAGGVERAKELAKRMNTSIAIIDKRREKANVSRVMNIVGTVRDKIAILLDDMIDTGGSIVQAAEALMENGARSVYACCTHAVLSGNAVERINNSQIKELIATNTIPLVEEAKKVEKIKVLDVSPILGEAIKRIHRDESVSSLFI; encoded by the coding sequence GTGGATAAACTTAGGGTATTTACAGGAAACGCCAACGTTGATCTTGCATATAAGATATGTAAGTACCTGGACATTCAACCGGGTAAAGCAAAAGTCGGCAGATTCAGCGACGGTGAAATTCAGGTGGAAATTGTGGAAAATATAAGGGGGATGGACACTTTCCTCGTTCAGCCTACCTGCCCTCCCGTGAGTGACAATCTTATGGAATTGTTGATAATGCTTGATGCAGTGAAGAGGGCTTCGGCAAAAAGGATAACTGTAGTAATGCCATACTATGGTTATGCAAGACAGGACAGAAAGGTAGTGCCAAGAACACCGATATCGGCAAGGCTTGTCGCCAATCTAATCACACTGGCAGGCGCTACAAGGATACTTGCTATGGATTTACATGCGGGGCAGATTCAGGGTTTCTTTGACATCCCTGTTGATCACCTTTATGCTTTGCCTGCACAGTTTGAATACTTGAAAAAGATAGAAGGTGAAATCATCATAGTATCGCCTGATGCAGGAGGTGTTGAAAGGGCAAAAGAACTTGCCAAGCGCATGAATACTTCCATTGCCATTATTGATAAGAGAAGAGAAAAAGCGAATGTCTCAAGGGTTATGAACATCGTCGGTACTGTAAGGGATAAAATAGCAATACTTCTTGATGATATGATTGATACTGGCGGAAGCATTGTCCAGGCAGCCGAAGCGCTTATGGAAAACGGCGCAAGAAGTGTTTATGCTTGCTGTACCCATGCAGTGCTCTCAGGAAATGCAGTTGAAAGGATAAACAACTCGCAGATAAAAGAACTCATTGCAACAAACACAATCCCCTTGGTGGAAGAGGCAAAAAAGGTCGAGAAGATCAAGGTGCTTGATGTCTCTCCCATACTCGGTGAAGCAATAAAAAGGATACACAGGGACGAATCCGTTAGTTCTTTGTTTATATAA
- a CDS encoding 50S ribosomal protein L25: MEEILIEANVRNGHGKSLAKKIRKEGGIPAVLYGRDIESLPITISLKDWEKLRKQLKRNTILTMKLPDSTGTADRPVMVKNVQRTVISNTICHIDFLQVSMKRIIEVEIPIYLTGTPIGLKDGGIVEQHLRTVMAECLPSQIPEKFEVDITNLGIGDSVHVHEISMPGVKLLENQDVAIVTVIHAAGEEKALTEETVVAEEKKEG, from the coding sequence ATGGAAGAAATATTAATTGAAGCAAATGTCAGAAATGGCCATGGCAAGTCCCTTGCAAAAAAGATAAGAAAAGAGGGAGGTATCCCTGCAGTTTTATACGGCAGAGACATTGAATCGTTACCGATCACAATCTCATTAAAAGATTGGGAAAAACTCCGCAAGCAATTGAAAAGGAATACAATTCTTACAATGAAACTACCTGATAGCACCGGCACTGCAGACAGACCAGTCATGGTGAAAAACGTGCAAAGGACCGTAATAAGCAATACCATTTGTCATATTGATTTTTTGCAGGTTTCCATGAAAAGAATCATTGAGGTGGAAATACCCATCTACCTGACCGGTACGCCAATAGGATTAAAAGACGGTGGAATCGTTGAACAGCATTTGAGGACAGTTATGGCCGAATGTCTTCCGTCTCAGATACCGGAAAAATTTGAGGTTGATATTACAAACCTCGGTATAGGGGATTCCGTTCATGTTCACGAGATATCCATGCCTGGGGTTAAGCTACTTGAAAATCAGGATGTCGCAATAGTAACAGTTATCCACGCTGCCGGCGAAGAAAAGGCTTTAACCGAGGAAACCGTGGTAGCCGAAGAAAAGAAGGAAGGGTAA
- the pth gene encoding aminoacyl-tRNA hydrolase: MFLLCGLGNKGSEYQFTRHNIGYLVIDRFSEKFHIPVKKKVCGCRIGMHENVLLAKPDTFMNISGAPVSSLAGKMGIKPEELILIHDDLDMDFGKIRIKLNGGDGGHRGVRSVADALQTKLFYRVKIGIGRSPFMEPEDYVLSGFREEEREILIESLDRATDAIHTFIFESKEKAMSMFNKKDIL, encoded by the coding sequence TTGTTTTTATTATGCGGTCTTGGTAATAAAGGTTCTGAATATCAGTTTACAAGGCATAATATTGGCTATCTTGTAATAGACAGGTTTTCAGAAAAATTCCATATCCCGGTAAAAAAAAAGGTCTGTGGCTGCAGAATAGGTATGCATGAAAATGTGCTTCTTGCAAAACCGGATACTTTTATGAACATCTCTGGCGCACCTGTTTCATCTCTTGCAGGGAAAATGGGTATAAAACCCGAAGAGCTTATTCTTATCCACGACGATCTTGATATGGATTTCGGTAAAATCAGGATAAAACTAAACGGGGGGGACGGCGGACACAGAGGCGTAAGATCCGTTGCAGATGCTCTGCAAACAAAACTCTTTTACAGGGTAAAAATCGGGATCGGCAGGAGTCCCTTCATGGAACCGGAAGATTATGTACTTTCCGGTTTCAGGGAAGAAGAAAGGGAAATACTGATAGAATCTCTTGACAGAGCAACAGATGCAATTCATACGTTCATCTTTGAAAGCAAAGAAAAAGCGATGAGCATGTTTAACAAGAAAGATATTTTGTAA
- a CDS encoding diguanylate cyclase, with protein MSAEYTEIKSDEVVYRTIFEIMSTATIIVEEDGLISMANQEFETLSGYQKEEIEGRKTWMEFVSQEDLERMEDYYAARETDSDNSPGSCEFLFKDRSGNIKNVFLTVAVIPGTKKSITSLLDISERKRIEENLRNALIATHDIIQNSPVGIYVMNDRGRIVYYNHAFRKISGVTDEQILEANMLNLEEYQKVGLADKIKKGLQGEPFRMDNVKYISHFGKKPTVRNFIGIPFEEAGEKRLLMFVEDVTDQKFHEEELAYMATHDALTGLPNRLLFNDRLQFSLAYVQRRQLKLAVLMLDLDRFKEVNDTLGHDVGDMLLRSVADRFKSVLRKADTVARLGGDEFILLLPDIIKAEDAYATANKILETFEKSFVLDSHQLAVTASIGIAVYPEDGTDSENLVRNADIAMYDAKRNGRNRFQRYTGSP; from the coding sequence ATGTCAGCAGAATACACTGAAATAAAAAGCGATGAGGTTGTATACCGAACAATTTTTGAGATAATGAGTACCGCAACGATCATTGTTGAGGAAGACGGATTAATATCCATGGCAAATCAGGAATTTGAAACACTTTCGGGGTATCAAAAAGAAGAAATTGAGGGCAGAAAAACCTGGATGGAATTTGTTTCTCAGGAAGATTTGGAAAGAATGGAGGATTATTATGCTGCGCGAGAGACAGATTCAGACAATTCGCCTGGTAGTTGTGAATTCCTTTTTAAAGACAGATCGGGCAACATAAAGAATGTTTTCCTGACTGTTGCCGTAATCCCGGGAACAAAGAAGAGTATAACTTCTCTGCTCGATATTTCGGAACGAAAGCGCATCGAGGAGAATCTCCGTAATGCACTTATAGCAACCCATGATATTATACAAAACTCACCGGTCGGGATATATGTCATGAATGACCGCGGCAGGATCGTTTATTACAATCATGCATTCCGTAAAATAAGTGGAGTAACCGATGAACAGATTCTTGAGGCGAACATGCTCAATCTCGAGGAATATCAGAAAGTGGGACTTGCCGATAAAATAAAAAAAGGATTACAAGGTGAGCCCTTCAGAATGGATAATGTTAAATACATATCCCATTTCGGCAAAAAACCTACAGTAAGAAATTTTATTGGCATACCTTTCGAGGAAGCCGGAGAGAAAAGACTCCTTATGTTTGTTGAAGATGTTACCGACCAGAAGTTCCATGAAGAGGAACTTGCTTATATGGCAACCCATGATGCCTTAACCGGACTTCCCAACCGCCTTCTTTTCAATGACCGTTTACAGTTTTCCCTTGCATATGTGCAACGCCGGCAACTGAAACTCGCTGTCCTAATGCTTGACCTTGATAGGTTTAAGGAGGTAAACGATACACTGGGGCATGATGTGGGAGATATGCTGCTTAGATCTGTGGCAGATAGATTTAAAAGCGTACTGCGCAAAGCCGATACCGTCGCACGTTTGGGCGGAGATGAATTCATTCTGCTTCTGCCGGATATCATAAAAGCGGAAGATGCGTATGCAACGGCAAATAAGATTCTCGAAACCTTTGAAAAAAGTTTTGTTTTAGATAGTCACCAACTTGCTGTTACTGCGAGTATCGGGATTGCCGTTTACCCTGAGGATGGTACAGATTCGGAAAATCTCGTTAGAAACGCTGATATAGCAATGTACGATGCAAAAAGGAACGGCAGAAACAGATTCCAGCGTTATACAGGTAGTCCTTAA
- a CDS encoding aldehyde dehydrogenase family protein, producing the protein MEDILKKLDLSEEQSGAGIGHWFPCTGELLEAVSPVNGRTIGRVRCADKADCDQVIKEAGKAFQEWKTVPAPKRGEVVRQLGNAFREQKKELGALVSLEMGKIRAEGEGEIQEMIDMADFAVGQSRMLYGLSMQSERPFHRMYEQWHSLGPIVVITAFNFPVAVWAWNAMLALIAGDTVIWKPSSKVPFSAIAATKIAWRVLHDNGLPEGILNLVIGKGSSVGEALIKDRCIPLVSFTGSVRMGRHIGEKVSARLGRTLLELGGNNGIIVAPSADLNLAVRAILFGAIGTSGQRCTSTRRVIIHESIYSTVSKALVKAYKSIRIGNPLEEMTLMGPLVDREAVEAMQAALATLKEQGGHVLYGGEVLSGGGIYDAGTYVTPCICEAKADISIVREETFAPILYLIPYKTIQEAICYHNEVPQGLSSAIFTNDLREAELFLSSQGSDCGIANVNIGTSGAEIGGAFGGEKDTGGGRESGSDAWKAYMRRQTCTINWGKDLPLAQGIRFET; encoded by the coding sequence ATGGAAGACATATTAAAAAAATTGGATTTGTCGGAAGAACAGTCCGGGGCAGGCATCGGTCATTGGTTCCCCTGCACAGGGGAGTTGCTCGAGGCCGTTTCTCCGGTCAACGGCCGGACCATCGGAAGGGTCCGCTGTGCTGATAAGGCAGATTGTGACCAGGTGATAAAGGAGGCCGGAAAGGCCTTCCAGGAATGGAAAACTGTTCCTGCCCCCAAAAGAGGTGAGGTTGTCAGACAACTGGGCAACGCCTTTCGCGAACAAAAAAAAGAATTGGGTGCCCTGGTAAGTCTCGAAATGGGAAAGATCAGGGCCGAAGGTGAAGGCGAAATCCAGGAGATGATCGATATGGCCGATTTTGCCGTGGGCCAATCGAGGATGCTCTATGGTCTTTCGATGCAGAGCGAGCGCCCATTTCACCGTATGTATGAGCAGTGGCACTCTTTGGGTCCCATCGTTGTCATAACTGCCTTCAACTTTCCTGTAGCTGTCTGGGCCTGGAATGCGATGCTTGCACTGATTGCAGGAGATACGGTAATCTGGAAACCATCTTCCAAGGTACCTTTCTCTGCCATTGCTGCCACGAAGATTGCCTGGAGGGTGCTGCATGACAATGGACTTCCGGAAGGCATTCTGAACCTTGTGATCGGAAAGGGCAGTTCTGTGGGGGAGGCCCTCATCAAAGACCGCTGTATTCCCCTCGTCTCTTTCACGGGCAGCGTACGGATGGGACGCCATATCGGAGAGAAGGTGAGTGCACGACTCGGGAGAACCTTACTTGAACTGGGCGGAAATAACGGGATCATCGTAGCCCCCAGCGCAGACTTGAATCTGGCTGTTCGGGCTATCCTCTTCGGTGCAATCGGGACTTCAGGCCAGCGGTGCACAAGCACGCGCCGAGTGATCATTCATGAGTCCATATATTCCACCGTCTCCAAAGCCCTGGTCAAAGCATACAAATCAATCAGAATTGGAAACCCTCTCGAAGAGATGACCCTTATGGGGCCCCTCGTGGACCGGGAAGCAGTGGAGGCCATGCAGGCAGCCCTCGCCACGCTTAAGGAACAGGGTGGCCATGTGCTGTATGGCGGAGAAGTCCTCTCGGGAGGAGGGATCTATGATGCAGGAACCTATGTAACGCCCTGCATCTGCGAGGCAAAGGCCGATATATCCATAGTCCGCGAAGAGACCTTTGCACCTATCCTTTATCTCATCCCGTACAAGACAATTCAAGAAGCTATCTGCTATCATAACGAGGTTCCCCAGGGTCTCTCCTCTGCTATCTTTACCAATGACCTGAGAGAAGCCGAGCTGTTCCTGAGTTCACAAGGTTCCGACTGCGGTATTGCGAATGTGAATATCGGCACCTCCGGGGCTGAAATAGGGGGTGCCTTCGGGGGCGAGAAAGACACCGGGGGCGGCCGTGAATCAGGTTCCGACGCCTGGAAAGCCTACATGCGGCGCCAGACCTGCACCATAAACTGGGGAAAGGACCTTCCTCTGGCCCAGGGTATCCGGTTCGAAACATAG
- a CDS encoding thiamine pyrophosphate-binding protein, whose protein sequence is MKGAEILIQMLLEYKVEVIFGVPGDTSLALYEAIYDAAPKIRHVMARDERSAGFMADAYARLSNKPGICECPSGAGALYSIPGVAEANSSSIPVILFTSDISLADEGRGAITALDHLRLFEPVTKWSGFLKQVEKIPETVRRAFRVATTGKPGAVHLAFPQETLSGEFHGGSHAIFSETECIDYPAYRTRGSRKILEEAAKHLIKAVRPVIIAGGGANHSQASQEILALSEWLAAPVATTISGQGIMPDDHPLALGVVGDNGFHMYANQAVEEADLLLYIGCKRGSVSTIRWTLPSYQPTRKIIQIDLDPVQLSNNFANTLDVAGDARLVSKDLLELLAKEGRSRKPSPWVDELNRSRTRFWEESQSDLNSDSIPIKPQRLIHALNQRLPSPSIVISDAGTPTPYITRFLKLQGGGSRFLIPRSFGGLGYAIPAAVGASFARPGTRVVALFGDGSLGMSAGELETLVRLGTPAVLIHFNNGCFGWIKALQALHCKGKFLSVDFTPGDMARVAEGFGLKAFHIESPEELEAGLDEAFASRTPVFLDVVTEPELSELPPVYSWLKKAGKIGVEGAT, encoded by the coding sequence ATGAAAGGTGCCGAGATTCTCATACAGATGCTTTTGGAATATAAGGTCGAGGTGATCTTCGGGGTACCCGGAGATACCAGCCTGGCCCTCTATGAAGCTATCTATGATGCAGCACCTAAAATACGCCACGTAATGGCAAGAGACGAACGTTCCGCCGGTTTTATGGCCGATGCCTATGCACGGTTATCCAACAAGCCAGGTATCTGCGAGTGTCCCAGCGGAGCAGGTGCCCTCTATTCCATCCCCGGTGTGGCAGAAGCCAATTCTTCGTCGATCCCCGTAATCCTCTTCACCTCCGACATCTCTCTGGCAGACGAAGGCAGGGGAGCTATTACAGCTCTTGACCATCTCAGGCTCTTCGAACCTGTCACCAAGTGGTCCGGTTTTTTGAAACAGGTGGAAAAAATACCGGAAACCGTGCGAAGGGCCTTTCGGGTGGCCACCACAGGGAAACCTGGCGCGGTGCATCTGGCCTTTCCTCAGGAAACACTGTCAGGGGAATTCCATGGAGGCAGCCACGCCATTTTTTCTGAAACCGAGTGCATAGACTACCCGGCATACCGGACCAGGGGCAGCAGAAAGATCCTGGAGGAAGCAGCAAAACATCTCATTAAGGCTGTTCGGCCCGTGATCATCGCAGGGGGCGGCGCCAACCATTCCCAGGCTTCGCAGGAAATTCTCGCCCTTTCCGAATGGCTTGCCGCTCCGGTGGCAACAACCATCTCCGGCCAGGGGATCATGCCTGACGATCATCCTTTAGCGTTGGGAGTCGTCGGGGATAACGGATTTCACATGTATGCCAATCAAGCTGTTGAAGAGGCGGACCTTCTCCTCTACATAGGCTGCAAAAGAGGATCGGTCTCGACCATACGCTGGACCCTGCCCTCTTATCAGCCGACTCGCAAAATAATCCAGATAGACCTCGACCCGGTCCAGTTGTCGAACAATTTCGCCAACACTTTAGATGTGGCTGGAGATGCCAGGCTCGTATCAAAAGACCTTCTCGAATTACTGGCAAAAGAGGGGAGATCCCGCAAGCCTTCGCCGTGGGTGGACGAACTAAATCGGTCAAGGACCCGTTTCTGGGAAGAATCACAGTCCGACCTCAATTCAGACTCGATCCCTATTAAGCCCCAGCGCCTTATACATGCCCTGAACCAGAGGCTTCCTTCGCCATCCATAGTGATTTCCGATGCAGGTACCCCGACGCCTTATATTACACGCTTCCTGAAATTGCAGGGCGGAGGCTCCAGGTTCCTTATCCCCCGCTCTTTCGGAGGGCTGGGATATGCTATTCCTGCCGCAGTAGGGGCTTCTTTTGCCCGGCCCGGAACGCGCGTAGTTGCCCTTTTTGGAGACGGCAGCCTCGGTATGTCCGCCGGAGAACTGGAGACCCTTGTTCGGCTCGGAACACCGGCCGTGCTGATCCATTTCAACAACGGCTGTTTTGGCTGGATTAAAGCGTTACAGGCCTTGCATTGCAAAGGCAAGTTTCTCTCCGTGGACTTTACCCCCGGCGATATGGCTCGTGTCGCAGAAGGGTTCGGCCTCAAAGCGTTCCACATAGAGAGTCCGGAAGAATTAGAAGCAGGCCTGGATGAAGCTTTTGCTTCAAGAACTCCTGTTTTTCTTGATGTCGTAACCGAACCGGAACTGAGTGAACTTCCCCCTGTATACTCCTGGCTGAAAAAAGCAGGTAAAATCGGTGTGGAGGGGGCGACGTGA
- a CDS encoding FAD-dependent oxidoreductase produces MKVVIIGGGWSGCAAAISAKKQGAQVILLERTDMLLGTGLVGGIMRNNGRFTATEECLAMGGKEIFNLIDQNYLHRDIEFPGHKHASLYNVATMEPIVRDFLLKKGIEIRFATRIDNVVIKNDHIEAVTARIKGNKVRFEGDVFVETTGTAGGPVNCTKYGNGCAMCILRCPSFGSRVSIAAKCGITEMVGRKGDHIGAMSGSCKLLKESLSREVADTLDKEGVAVIPIPPSMRNAEKLAMKACQQYALPEFLDNIILLNTGHAKLMTSYIPLDSLRQVPGMECARYEDPYAGGLGNSIRYIGMSPRDDALKVLGVENLFCAGEKAGLLVGHTEAIITGTLAGYNAAKQAKKEKPLVLPPALAIGDAIAYVRDQMATEEGLGYKYTFSGSVYFERMRENNFYTTDINKIRKRVDEAGLTDIFS; encoded by the coding sequence TTGAAAGTCGTTATCATAGGCGGGGGGTGGTCAGGATGCGCAGCAGCGATCTCCGCAAAAAAGCAGGGCGCCCAGGTCATACTCCTGGAACGGACTGACATGCTGCTGGGTACAGGTCTCGTTGGGGGCATTATGCGCAACAACGGCCGTTTTACCGCAACAGAAGAGTGCCTGGCAATGGGCGGAAAAGAAATCTTCAATCTTATTGATCAAAACTACCTTCACAGGGACATCGAATTCCCTGGTCATAAACATGCGTCCCTGTACAACGTGGCTACCATGGAACCTATTGTAAGAGACTTTCTTCTGAAAAAAGGGATCGAGATCCGCTTTGCCACCCGCATCGATAATGTGGTGATTAAGAATGACCATATCGAAGCTGTAACCGCAAGAATCAAGGGCAATAAGGTCCGTTTCGAGGGAGATGTATTTGTTGAAACCACAGGCACTGCAGGAGGTCCTGTCAACTGCACGAAATACGGCAACGGGTGTGCTATGTGCATTCTTCGCTGCCCATCTTTTGGCAGCAGGGTGAGCATTGCGGCAAAATGTGGCATTACTGAAATGGTCGGACGAAAAGGTGATCATATAGGGGCTATGAGCGGCTCCTGCAAGCTTCTTAAGGAATCCCTTTCCAGGGAGGTCGCCGACACCCTGGACAAAGAGGGGGTAGCCGTAATCCCCATACCTCCCTCAATGCGCAACGCAGAGAAGCTTGCAATGAAGGCCTGTCAGCAATATGCCCTTCCGGAATTCCTTGACAATATTATCCTTTTGAATACGGGCCACGCAAAACTTATGACCTCCTACATCCCTCTCGATTCCCTCAGGCAGGTCCCGGGTATGGAATGCGCGCGTTATGAAGACCCTTATGCCGGCGGTCTCGGCAATTCCATCAGGTATATCGGCATGTCGCCCAGGGATGACGCACTCAAGGTCCTCGGGGTGGAGAATCTTTTCTGCGCCGGAGAAAAGGCAGGACTCCTGGTTGGTCACACCGAAGCCATCATTACCGGCACACTTGCAGGTTACAATGCTGCAAAACAAGCAAAGAAGGAGAAACCTCTGGTTCTTCCACCTGCCCTTGCCATCGGCGACGCAATTGCCTACGTTCGCGACCAGATGGCCACAGAAGAGGGACTGGGATATAAATATACCTTCTCCGGGTCGGTTTACTTTGAACGGATGAGGGAGAATAATTTTTACACAACGGACATTAATAAGATTCGAAAGCGGGTAGACGAAGCGGGTTTGACGGACATTTTTTCCTGA
- a CDS encoding universal stress protein gives MITYKNILFSTDFSENARAAIPFAVDLAKKYGATLHVVHVYLEAGHIAEFEAPTHGEGGLRMVQPAGTEAERKLQALCEEISREIGSCKSRLLRGKPAAEIVRYAKEAAIDLIVMSSHGLTGFEHVLFGSTAEKVLRESPCNVYIIKRVDSSIDTAIN, from the coding sequence ATGATAACCTATAAGAACATACTTTTTTCCACGGATTTTTCCGAAAATGCCAGGGCTGCTATCCCATTTGCAGTAGACTTGGCAAAGAAATACGGCGCAACGCTCCATGTTGTCCATGTATATCTTGAGGCAGGCCACATCGCAGAGTTTGAAGCACCTACTCACGGCGAGGGGGGACTCAGGATGGTTCAGCCTGCCGGAACAGAAGCAGAAAGGAAACTGCAAGCACTATGCGAAGAAATATCCCGTGAAATAGGATCTTGCAAGAGCCGGTTGCTTCGGGGCAAACCAGCCGCAGAAATTGTCCGATATGCAAAAGAAGCGGCGATAGACCTAATCGTTATGTCGAGCCATGGTTTGACAGGTTTTGAGCACGTCCTCTTCGGGAGCACGGCAGAGAAGGTTCTTCGGGAGAGCCCGTGCAACGTATACATTATAAAACGTGTTGACAGTTCCATTGATACGGCGATAAACTGA
- a CDS encoding Nif3-like dinuclear metal center hexameric protein has translation MYTVTDVNEALNVITNGRVIMKTETAFGTGSPFVVTKSSNIPGKAITETPGLVVGNPKLIVKKIAVGMTLTESAIELAGATGVDAIVLHHPVADAASSGGVPLRNYSVLYGLAIFEVHEAFHGRHPGIAWMHGHVPFKSDIHYGGIPGNVVFVGKPLPDVKKLGDIVDRLTVLADLSREKTILKSEQEQRQSPAIQEANIAAAPEILLGTRESKVGTILHIFPHTGFTPQHMRQLKKDYPDIDTVVVSISRVKKDNPLVATAKELGLTMVLGNSHALEIVENGVPLAYALKSLLPGVEVVLFRERMTSAPVDVFGSKAMRDYGQEMAGKYLVPKK, from the coding sequence ATATACACGGTCACTGACGTTAACGAAGCCCTCAATGTCATCACCAATGGCAGGGTAATTATGAAGACAGAGACCGCCTTTGGTACAGGAAGCCCTTTCGTGGTGACCAAAAGTTCTAATATCCCGGGAAAAGCCATCACGGAAACCCCTGGGTTGGTCGTTGGCAATCCGAAGTTAATCGTGAAGAAGATCGCAGTGGGAATGACACTTACAGAAAGCGCTATTGAGCTGGCAGGCGCCACCGGCGTAGACGCCATTGTGCTCCACCATCCTGTGGCAGATGCGGCAAGCAGCGGAGGGGTTCCCCTTCGGAACTACTCTGTGCTTTACGGGCTGGCTATATTCGAAGTTCATGAAGCCTTCCACGGCCGCCATCCAGGTATCGCCTGGATGCACGGCCATGTACCCTTCAAATCGGATATTCACTATGGCGGCATACCCGGAAACGTAGTTTTTGTGGGAAAACCTCTTCCTGATGTAAAGAAGCTTGGCGACATCGTTGATCGGTTAACTGTCCTTGCCGATTTGTCCCGGGAAAAAACAATACTGAAAAGCGAACAGGAACAGAGGCAGTCGCCGGCCATACAGGAAGCCAACATAGCCGCAGCTCCGGAGATCCTCCTCGGAACACGGGAAAGCAAAGTAGGAACAATCCTGCACATCTTCCCCCACACCGGATTTACACCCCAGCATATGCGCCAGCTTAAAAAGGACTACCCTGACATCGATACGGTGGTCGTTTCAATCAGCCGCGTGAAAAAAGACAATCCTCTGGTAGCAACAGCCAAAGAACTCGGATTGACCATGGTGCTCGGGAATTCCCACGCCTTAGAGATCGTGGAGAACGGCGTACCCCTTGCCTACGCATTGAAAAGTCTGCTCCCTGGAGTTGAAGTGGTTTTATTTCGGGAGAGGATGACTTCAGCTCCCGTAGATGTTTTTGGTTCTAAAGCAATGAGGGATTATGGTCAGGAAATGGCCGGCAAGTATCTTGTGCCGAAGAAGTAA
- a CDS encoding VPLPA-CTERM sorting domain-containing protein gives MKRHLVMFVSTTILFLGITLPVFADMISISGLYDTGVNDAGKALATGDVETHYILSSVSPLASGITTVVPYASGAWLPPPPESNWIGPQAHAAGLSSDPEGAYSYKLNFSLTGLNPNSASISGKWAADNSAELLLNGKSMATVGGFGSLESFLLTGPNFINGINTLEFKVTNYSGDYYWGNPSGLLVSGLQGTASSVPLPPSVWLLGSSLIGLVGFRRFKKI, from the coding sequence ATGAAACGGCATTTAGTAATGTTTGTGAGTACAACAATTCTTTTCCTCGGTATTACTTTGCCTGTTTTTGCTGACATGATTTCCATTTCCGGATTATATGATACGGGTGTTAATGATGCAGGCAAAGCACTGGCCACTGGCGATGTCGAAACACATTATATTTTATCTTCTGTCAGTCCTCTTGCATCTGGAATAACCACGGTGGTTCCATATGCCTCTGGCGCCTGGTTGCCACCCCCACCAGAATCTAATTGGATTGGCCCTCAAGCCCATGCAGCAGGATTAAGTAGTGACCCTGAAGGTGCTTATAGCTACAAACTCAATTTCAGCCTTACAGGCCTAAATCCTAATTCTGCAAGCATTAGCGGCAAATGGGCAGCGGACAATAGTGCGGAGCTTTTATTAAACGGTAAATCAATGGCGACTGTCGGCGGGTTCGGTAGTTTGGAATCTTTTTTGTTAACGGGACCGAACTTCATAAATGGAATCAACACATTAGAATTTAAAGTTACTAACTATTCCGGTGATTATTATTGGGGTAACCCAAGCGGTCTGTTGGTGTCCGGTCTTCAAGGTACCGCTTCATCTGTTCCCCTGCCACCAAGCGTTTGGCTGCTCGGCTCCAGTTTAATTGGTCTTGTCGGATTCCGGAGATTCAAGAAAATCTAA
- a CDS encoding 4Fe-4S binding protein — MIPVIEKESCTGCGACVEVCPPLALFLKDEKVQIKEEFCEECGFCAAECPVEAIRIIFPVSDE; from the coding sequence ATGATACCGGTTATTGAAAAAGAATCCTGTACAGGTTGCGGCGCTTGTGTCGAGGTCTGTCCGCCGCTGGCCCTTTTTTTAAAAGATGAAAAAGTTCAAATTAAGGAAGAATTTTGTGAGGAGTGCGGCTTCTGTGCTGCCGAATGTCCGGTTGAGGCGATCAGGATAATCTTCCCGGTCTCAGATGAATAA